The Streptomyces sp. NBC_01463 DNA window TGGCGGGAGGCAGTCCCCAAGCTTCAGGGAAGGTGTTCTTCACTGCCGTCCAGTAGACAACTAGAATTTTCCGAATGCTCGCTGTGTCGGTGGTCCCGTTGGCTAGGTTTTTGTACGAGAAAAGGACACCAGATGGTGACAACGATTCCGTAATCGCAGTGATGAGACTGTTGTCTTTGACGACGGTGTCTGACTTCTTATCGGGGGTCGTCGACGCCTGCTTAACAAGTCCCTTGAAAGGTGAGTCGTTGTCCTGGTTTAGTGCGTTAACGAGGATCGCGGGCAGCTTTCGGGCGGACAGCCTGGTCGGAAGCTGGGTGTTCACTTCCGGGAGGAGTTCGGATACCAAATTGCTCGGAAGTGGAGACACTGTGTTGACGCGCAGGAACTGATCGCGCTGGATGTTGAGATCTTCGGCCACAAATCCTGCCACTGTGATCGGAAGGGTAGTTCGCCGAGTAAGCGCAAGCGCGCGGCTTCGCTGTTGACCATCAACGATCAGAGCCGGACGAGGCGCGTCCCGCGACTCCGGTAGCGGGATCTCAAGGGTTCCGATGGTTGCCAGTCCGTCGCCCGGGTTGGGGCCGCGACTACCTTTAAACCGCACCGTGGTGGGCAGGGCGAGGATGAGCCCATTTGGGAACAGCACATCTTCACCGTCGAGGTACTCCAGAATTTGCTTAACGTGCTGTTTCTTTTCGGGACGTTGATAGCCGAAGAGTTTGCCAGCCTCATCCCGGGAAATCCGTGCAACATCAGCTACGAGATCGACTTCTTGTGCTTCTAGGGCAAACAGATACAGGGGAATATTCGGGTTCTGCTCAATGCGCAGGGCTCTGCGCTTGATGACGTTGTCTGTCACCGTTCCCCCATGGCTCGGATGTACAAGTTGGCGAACCTGCTCTGCTCGCATGCCTGGTTTCCGTCACGTAGAGCACGCAGGAGTCGTGACCGCGAGATGCCAGGATGCGACGCGGTCTCACGCTTGATGAATGCCATGACGTCCTCGTCGGATATGGGCGTCCGGTTGTACCGCTCAGGCTCAGCTACGTCTGAAGCCCACCGCTGCCATGAGTCACTGGTAGCAGTCGAGGTCAGCCTGCCGTCCTCACAGTGTTCAAGCCATGAGGCGGCCATACGAACGTTCAGGCTCGTCAGAGTGCCGCCGAGTGTGCGTCGCAGGCCCGCGTTGGAGGCGACTCTCTGGATGCCGGGGATCTTCTCGACGCCTCCCACTAGCAGGACTTCACCCCCGACGCTGGCCAGCGCGTGGATCTCGGCCCTCATGGCATTTGCGTACACTTCGGACAGGACCATGAGGACCGGGCCCTGTCGGCCGAGTTCCTCTAGGGTCTTGCGGCCAGTTCCTTCTTGAAGGTGCCCCCACCACTGGGCACTGTCAGCCGTAGAAGCGGTGACTGAGTCTGCGTGTCGGGTACTGAAGGTCGCCGCGTAGGCAGGTGCCGACGCCGATACTGGCTGGAGGCCGAGGCCGGCCGACGCCACCCAGAGTTCCGCTTCGAATCTGACCTTTGCGGCCGCGGCAGTTAGTCGGCGGGCCTGTGTCCAGTGGTCGCCCCGGTAGAGCTCGCTTAGGGGCTTCGTGTTCGATGCCGTCTCGACGCGCTCCCTCCACGCTGCGGAGCGGGCCTTCACGCTGCCGGCCGGTAGCGATCTTGCATGGAGCGTGGCCTCCGGTACAGCTGCCTTGCGGTCCGTGCAAGTGACCACCAACGATAGTTGCCTCACGCAGTCCCACTCCCGATGACCTTAACTAGTAGCTTGTTCCGGTTACTCTACCCGTCAGTTTTGGCGCTAGGGTGCACGAGTACACGCATAGCTAACTAGGGAGCAAGGCATGGGACGTCCCGCGATCGTTCTACTGAGCGGAGGCCTGGACTCGACGACAGTTCTGGCCATCGCCAAGGACCAGGGCTACACGCCGTACGCGCTCAGCTTCCGGTACGGCCAGCGGCACAGTGTGGAACTGGAAGCCGCCAAGCGCGTGGCAGAGACTCAGGGCGTAGCCCGCCACGTCATTGCAGACATCGACCTGCGAGTTTTCGGTGGCTCCGCCCTTACTGCTGATATCGACGTCCCGAAGCACGACTCGCTGTACGATGCCAGCAACAGTGACGCAGACAGCAGTGTGCCCATCACCTACGTGCCGGCGCGTAACACGATCTTCCTATCGTTCGCTCTGGCCTACGCGGAGACCGTTGGCGCGAGCGACATCTTCACCGGCGTGACCGCCGTCGACTACAGCGGCTACCCCGACTGCCGTCCTGAGTACATGGACGCCTACGCAAAAATGGCGAACCTTGCGACCAGGGCTGGCCTTGAGGGAACTCAGGAGCTCAAGCTCCATTCCCCCCTCATTGCGATGTCCAAGGCCGACATCGTTCGAGAGGGCCTGCGCCTGGGTGTCGACTACTCCCAGACGTCCAGCTGCTATGACCCGGACGAGCAAGGTCGGGCGTGTGGCCGTTGCGAGACCTGCCTGCTCCGCCTAAAGGGGTTCGCTGAGGCTGGTACCACTGACCCCGTGCAGTACCAGGGCGTCTGAGAATGACCTATCTGGTCAAGGAGATCTTCTACACCTTGCAAGGCGAAGGGAGCCATGCGGGCCGACCCGCTGTCTTCTGCCGTTTCTCGCGGTGCAATCTCTGGACAGGCCTTGAGAAGGATCGGCATCGGGCGATTTGCCAGTTCTGCGATACCGATTTCGTTGGAACCGACGGCGAAGGTGGCGGCCGATTCGCGTCCCCTGATGACCTCGCCCAAGCAGTCGAGGAGGCGTGGCCTTCAACCTCCGTGGAACACCGCTTTGTGGTGTGCACCGGGGGTGAGCCGCTTCTGCAGCTTGACGAGGCAGCCATCAAAGCTCTGCACGCCAGGGGTTTCGAGGTTGCGGTGGAGACGAACGGCACCCGCGTACCGCCGCCGGGCATTGACTGGCTCTGTGTCAGCCCGAAGATCGGGTCTGACATGGTCGTCACAAGCGGCGACGAGTTGAAGCTTGTCTATCCGCAGTTGGGCGGAGACCCAGGACAGTTCGAAAACCTCGACTTCCAATTCTTCCGTCTCCAGCCCATGGACGGACCCGACGTTGAAGCTAACACCCGGGCCACTGTCGACTACTGCATGAAGAACCCGCGCTGGATCCTCTCTCTCCAGACGCACAAGTATCTGGGAATTCAGTAATGGAAATCTTTCGCGAGTTCACGTTCGAAGCGGCGCACCGCCTGCCCAAGGTTCCAGAGGGCCACAAGTGTGCGCGCCTGCATGGCCACTCTTACAAGGTCATCGTTCACGTAGAAGCCCCCGTCGACCCCGAGGCTGGTTGGGTCATGGACTTTGGCGACGTTAAGCGAGCCTTCAAGCCGCTCGAAGCTCAACTGGACCACTACTACCTCAATGAGATCGAGGGCCTAGAGAACCCGACTAGCGAGGTTCTCGCCCGCTGGATCTGGGAACGCCTGCAGCCGACCCTGCCCGTGCTCTCGGCCCTCACCGTCCGCGAGACGTGCACATCTGGTTGCACCTATCGGGGCGAGTGAGCATGCACGACATTCAGAGCGAGACTGACTCTCGGGGCATCGAGATCAACGAGGTCGGCATCAGTGGCCTTCGGTATCCCGTGTACTTCGAGGATGGCTGCCTCCGGCAGGACGGCATTGCGGATATCGCGATCACCGTGCGGCTCCAACACGACCGCCGTGGCACGCACATGAGCCGCATGGTCGCTCTCGCGCACGACCACCTCCAGAGATTTGACCCCCGGCAGTTGCCGCAGGTCCTCAAGATGGGGGCAGAACTGTTGGATGCGCCCGCGGTTACTGTGACGGTGGCCATGCCTATCAGCACGACCGTTGTGGCGCCGGCCAGCGGCCGTGAGTCGAAACAGGTTCACGACGTCCGTATCGAAGGGCACTGGGACAACGGTGACGTGACAGTAGCAACAGCAGTGACCAGTGAGGTCACCAGCCTCTGTCCATGTTCGAAGGCGATCTCCGACTACGGGGCGCACAATCAGCGCAGCCGGATTACGCTCAACGTGACTGGCCAGGGAGACACCCCGTACCCCCTAACGGTCCAGAGCGCCGTGAGGTTGTTGACATCCTCCGCTTCGGCGCCTGTAGTGCCTTTGGTAAAGCGCGGAGACGAGCGTGTCCTCACCATGCAGGCGTACGACCACCCTGTATTCGTCGAGGACATGGCCCGCGACGTCAGTCTTGCGTGCCGGGATCGAGGCCTTCGCCACTCGGTGCGGATCCGCAACCTTGAAAGCATCCATAGCCACGATGCTGTCGCACGCGTCGCTGGATAAGATCGGCAGCAACTTTAGTAGCTTGATCTCGGGACTGCTGCATAATCGGGGAATGCTGCACGGATAGGTGACACCTGACCTGGCTTGCTGAGAGGCGGCCTGGAAGGATGTTGCAGTGCCCAAGTCGTATCACAAGGAGTTTCGCGAGGACGTCGTGCGGGTCGCGCGTAATCGTGAGCACGGCGTCACGCTGGAACAGGTCGCCGCCGACTCCGTAGGCAAGGACACCCGGCTCACCCAGGCGCCGGGCCGCTCCTCGACCAGGCATGGCACAAGGGGCGGAGCTGCCTCGCCGCCGCTGCAGCCGTCGGACGCGGAGATCAGGATCAATCCCTGCATTGGCAGGCGAGTGACCGCCCACCGCTTAGGGTGGCGCCTAACGGCCCCAGACTGCGGGGTCGGACACCGACACCCGTGGGGGTCCATGCCCGACTTCCGCTCCGAGGCAATCGAGATTTACGAGAACACGCGAAGCAGTGATACCCGCGGCACCATCGCGGCGCTGCTGCACCTCGCCGAAACGATCGCAGCCCCGTCCTGCCCTGCCGCCACCCCCACGGCCGGCGCCCCGTCGGCGTGGCAAGCGGCGGCCCTCTCTTACCTCCAGGGCAAGAAGACACGAGACAAGGCCACGGCGCGCATCGCTAGTTGGCTGGAAGGGCAGGGCTTTGCCGTGGAGCAGGAGGACGTGCTCCGCGGCATGTGGCAGCTCGTCGAGTCGGGCTACATCAAGGCCAACACCTGGGAGTCGCCGGTGACGTTCTCCGCGGTCACAGCCGAACCGTAAGTGGCGTGAGCGGTCCGGACCGCGTCCGGCCGATGACGCCTCGTGCGCCGGCCCAACCCAACCGACTACGGTCCTCTCTTGGGACAGCGGCGACGGGGTGGTGGACGCGGCGTCCCTCGCGGCACCGCGCGCAGAGATGCCGAGATCTTCGCCGCGTTGGACTACCCGGCGGTTGGTGTGGGGTGGGGCGCTCGTGGCTCGTCCGTGTGAGCGTCGCCGATCATCGACGCGTGGGTGCCACCGTGGCGGAGTGGCACTACGCTGCGTCACTGCGCAGAGGATGGCTCTGGGGCTCGTTCCGGTAGATCGTTGGCAGCGTGTGTGAGCGTTCGGGACGCTGGTCGGCAGAGTCTCCCCGGAGTCCGAGGATGCGGAGAAGCTACCGGGTACCGGTGCAGCGTTCGCTGCACCGGTACCCGTTCCAGTCGGATCGAGCGGGACGCAGCCGGATGGAAACGGGTGGCTATGTCCGCCATCTCGGCATCGTCGCAGGTGAGAGGCGTCACTCGTTTGGGTTCGAGTCCCACCCGCCCCACCCAGCATCCTCAGGCAGAATCGTTCTGACCTGGGGCTTCAGCTCGGCAGAGCGTCTCGTGGAGGCCGTCCTCGTCCACGTTCCGCGTGTCTGGGATTCCAGGGCCCGGCCGCAGAACCGGCCCATCAGGTTCTTCGACACCTGGAGGTACTCCAGTCGCTCGGGCTTGTCGCGCACAGGGCCGTAGATCAGGTGGATGTAGACCGCTCCCACCCTGGCCTGTATACGGACGCGCGTGCCCTTCTCGGGACTCTCGTAGACGGAGGCAACGCTCTCGTCGCCGCACTTCGGCATCGAGATCCGCGTCGCCTCAGGCTGTTCAGGCGCGAACTCCTTTGATGCCTCCGGCATCCGCGGCTGTCCTGTGCCTGCATCATGACAGCGGCCGGGTTGTTGTGAGGTGCAACTCATCCGATGCGACCTGAAGTTGAATGAGAGCCTCACCGCCTCCGGCAGCCGGCCGCAACGCGGGCTGCAACCGCTCCGGCCTCGTTGTTGCGCAGGCTCTCATCGAGCTCGGCCACCGCACGACCCGAGCCTGACCTGACCTGACCTGACCGAGGTTGAGGAACGGGCTACGGGGCGGCCGCGCAGGGCGGGGTGTACGGCAGCTCGGTTACGTAGCGGCGCCACTGGTCCCGGGTCAGGGAGCTGGAGCTCGCCTCGCAGATGCGGCGGACGGCGGACTCCACGTTCAGGTTCCAGAGCGTGGCCACGCCGTCGTCGGTGGTGGCGGCCAGGGTGCGGCTGTCCGGGGAGAAGGCGAGGACGGCGACGTACCCGGTCTCCACGGTCAGTGGAAGGCCGATGGGGACGGGGTGATCCGGGTCGGTCACGTCCCACCGGTGGATGGTGCCGCTGTCGGTGTGGCCGGCTGCCGCGAGGGTGCGTCCGTCGGGGCTGAACGCCACCGACCACAGGCTGCCGCCGGGCACGGTGAGGGGGGTGCCCCTGCGGGTGAGGCGGTTGGGGTTGGAGGCGTTCCAGAGGGTGACGGTGCCCCGGCTGTTCCCGGTGGCGAGGGTGCGGCCCTCGGGGCTGAAGGCCACCCAGACGCTGGTGGAGACGGGCTGGGTGATCGGCTGGCCCATGCGGATCCCCGGGTCCTGCGTGCTCCACAGCCCGACGGTGCCGTTGCTGGCATCGCCACCGGCCGCCAGGACCATGCCGTCGGGGCTGTACGCCAGGGACATGACCGAGGACGTCTTCGAGGTGGAGATGCCCGGCAGGGAGCTGGGGTGGGCGGGGTCGCTGACGTCCCACAGGGCGATGGTGCCCGACTGATTGTCACCGGCCGCGGCCAGGGTGTGGCCGTCGGGGCTGAAGGCCAGGGAGAAGATGAGGCCGCGCGCTTCCTTGAGGGGCTCGGCGAGGGGGACGGGTCGGTCGGGGTCGGCGGTGTTCCACAGGGTGACCGTGCCGTCGCTGTCGCCCGCGGCCAGGGTGCGGCCGTCCGGGCTGAACGCCACGGAGTCGACTGGGGTGCCGGGCCCGGTCAGCGGCTTTCCGCGCGGGGCGGGGTGATCGGGGTCGGCGGTGTTCCACAGGGAGACGGTCTTGTTCTGGTTCCCCGCGGCCAGGGTGCGTCCGTCGGGGCTGAACGCCACGGACGCGACGTTGCCACCCGCGCCGACGACCCGGGTCGGCGGCAGGCTCCACAGGTCCACGTTGCCGTCGTCGTTGCCTGCGGCGAGCGTGCTGCTGTCGGGGCTGAACGCCAGAGCGGCCACCGCGTCGCCGGGACCGGTCAGGGGCCGGCCCAGCGGGCCGATGGCACGGGGGTGGGTGACGTTCCACAGGCGGATGGTGTGGTCGGCGCTGCCGGACGCCAGGGTGTGGCCGTCGGGGCTGAACGCCAGCGACATGACGGACTGGGCGTGACCCGTCAGCGGTTTGCCCAGCGGGGCGGGCCGGAAGGGGGCGGCGAGGTTCCACAGCCGGACCGTGCCGTCGGTGGAGCCGACGCCCAGGGTCCGGCCGTCCGGGCTGAACGCCAGCGGACCGACGTTGTCCCCGGCCTTCACGGAACGGCCCCGGTCGGGGTGGTCCGGGTCGGTGGTGTCCCACAGCCGGACCGTCCCGGCGTCGTCGTCGCACGTGGCGGCCAGCGTCTTTCCGTCGGGGCTGAACGCGACGCGGTTGGAGTAGACGTGGGGGCACGCGAGGTTCAGGGGCTTCTTCGCGGGCCTGATGTCGTCTGGGCGGGTGACGTTCCAGAGGCTGGCCCATCCGGAGTGCCATCCGACGGCGAGGGTGCGTCCGTCGGGGCTGAACGCCAGGGACTTGACGGGGCCGTACGCGTCCAGGCCCTCGATGCCCGGACTCCTGGGCCGGCCCAGCCGGACGGGGTGGCTGGGGCTGGTCAGGCTCCACAGGTCGACGAATCCGCCGGTGCCCTCGTCGCCGTTCTGGCTGGTGCGGCCGCCGACGGCGAGGACCCGGCCGTCCGGGCTGAACGCGAGCGACTGGATCGACGTGACATAGCGGTCGACGGGCACGGGCCGGCCCAGCCGCACGGGACGGCCGGGGTCCGAGACGTCCCACAGCCAAACGAGGTTCTGGCGGAGGTTCCCGGCCGCGAGCATGTGCCCGTCCGGGCTGTAGGCCACGGTGCGCACCGCGCCGCCCGGCCCGGGCAGCCGTTTGCTCAGCGGTGTGTTCTCGGTCGTGATCAGCCGGGACGCCGCCTCCTTGGTCGGGTCCATGCGGTAGGAGGTCAGCGCGAGCTGGGCAGACAGGGAGGGATCGGTCGGCGCCAGCTGCACCGACGCGGAGGTGACGGCGGCGTTGACGGCACGGTCGCGGGCCTCCAGCGCGCGGGCGGCGGCCTCCCGGGCGTTGGACTCCTGCCGGAACGCGAACACGGCAGTCAGCGAGGCGGCGACGGCCAGGACGGTGATGGTGGCGACCGCGCCGCGCCGCAG harbors:
- the dbpB gene encoding DGQHR domain-containing protein DpdB produces the protein MTDNVIKRRALRIEQNPNIPLYLFALEAQEVDLVADVARISRDEAGKLFGYQRPEKKQHVKQILEYLDGEDVLFPNGLILALPTTVRFKGSRGPNPGDGLATIGTLEIPLPESRDAPRPALIVDGQQRSRALALTRRTTLPITVAGFVAEDLNIQRDQFLRVNTVSPLPSNLVSELLPEVNTQLPTRLSARKLPAILVNALNQDNDSPFKGLVKQASTTPDKKSDTVVKDNSLITAITESLSPSGVLFSYKNLANGTTDTASIRKILVVYWTAVKNTFPEAWGLPPAKSRLMHGVGIRSLGRLMDRVMERVLFDADIDSPDISDRVMAELALIKPHCHWTKGRWPEINTPWNELQNTPRHISILSNYLIRVYRDSRMGAS
- the queC gene encoding 7-cyano-7-deazaguanine synthase QueC, encoding MGRPAIVLLSGGLDSTTVLAIAKDQGYTPYALSFRYGQRHSVELEAAKRVAETQGVARHVIADIDLRVFGGSALTADIDVPKHDSLYDASNSDADSSVPITYVPARNTIFLSFALAYAETVGASDIFTGVTAVDYSGYPDCRPEYMDAYAKMANLATRAGLEGTQELKLHSPLIAMSKADIVREGLRLGVDYSQTSSCYDPDEQGRACGRCETCLLRLKGFAEAGTTDPVQYQGV
- the queE gene encoding 7-carboxy-7-deazaguanine synthase, with the translated sequence MTYLVKEIFYTLQGEGSHAGRPAVFCRFSRCNLWTGLEKDRHRAICQFCDTDFVGTDGEGGGRFASPDDLAQAVEEAWPSTSVEHRFVVCTGGEPLLQLDEAAIKALHARGFEVAVETNGTRVPPPGIDWLCVSPKIGSDMVVTSGDELKLVYPQLGGDPGQFENLDFQFFRLQPMDGPDVEANTRATVDYCMKNPRWILSLQTHKYLGIQ
- the queD gene encoding 6-carboxytetrahydropterin synthase QueD translates to MEIFREFTFEAAHRLPKVPEGHKCARLHGHSYKVIVHVEAPVDPEAGWVMDFGDVKRAFKPLEAQLDHYYLNEIEGLENPTSEVLARWIWERLQPTLPVLSALTVRETCTSGCTYRGE
- a CDS encoding GTP cyclohydrolase I FolE2, translated to MHDIQSETDSRGIEINEVGISGLRYPVYFEDGCLRQDGIADIAITVRLQHDRRGTHMSRMVALAHDHLQRFDPRQLPQVLKMGAELLDAPAVTVTVAMPISTTVVAPASGRESKQVHDVRIEGHWDNGDVTVATAVTSEVTSLCPCSKAISDYGAHNQRSRITLNVTGQGDTPYPLTVQSAVRLLTSSASAPVVPLVKRGDERVLTMQAYDHPVFVEDMARDVSLACRDRGLRHSVRIRNLESIHSHDAVARVAG
- a CDS encoding WD40 repeat domain-containing protein — protein: MTDTTTAAPPPPDEPPRWPPKDMTAYVSGGDSYMAGRDLHIRHVDQGRTTVPGPDADRVECPYPGLAPFDAAYRQWFHGRERMVHLVCERLDARMREGGPLVLIGPSGAGKSSLLAAGLLPALDVGRLPVAGSSTWPRLVLTPTGSPALAMAAAAGVGADDADATASAWRADSGRCLAEVRELTGAGAAATAPGSGSTGLIVVVDQFEELFTACGDESERQWFVEVLDRLARPGGGAAVVLGVRADFYAACTAHPPLREALGAGPVLLEPMSETELKNAIRRPAASVGLDVDDGLVEVLLTELGAVGGPVGTTTGRLPLLAHALRATWQQRHGHTLTVDGYRVTGGIKGAVATTADRLYDTLPPRCHEAARWVFLRLVIVGRDADDTRRRVRYDDLLRYAPDREAAVDVVKLFTGGRLLTLDRDTVVMTHEVLIRAWPRLRDWINHDRDGNLVRQDLEEAASLWEEAGQEPATLYRGNRLETALAWAGTRTSELSRSARAFLAAAHRHQRRGQRLRRGAVATITVLAVAASLTAVFAFRQESNAREAAARALEARDRAVNAAVTSASVQLAPTDPSLSAQLALTSYRMDPTKEAASRLITTENTPLSKRLPGPGGAVRTVAYSPDGHMLAAGNLRQNLVWLWDVSDPGRPVRLGRPVPVDRYVTSIQSLAFSPDGRVLAVGGRTSQNGDEGTGGFVDLWSLTSPSHPVRLGRPRSPGIEGLDAYGPVKSLAFSPDGRTLAVGWHSGWASLWNVTRPDDIRPAKKPLNLACPHVYSNRVAFSPDGKTLAATCDDDAGTVRLWDTTDPDHPDRGRSVKAGDNVGPLAFSPDGRTLGVGSTDGTVRLWNLAAPFRPAPLGKPLTGHAQSVMSLAFSPDGHTLASGSADHTIRLWNVTHPRAIGPLGRPLTGPGDAVAALAFSPDSSTLAAGNDDGNVDLWSLPPTRVVGAGGNVASVAFSPDGRTLAAGNQNKTVSLWNTADPDHPAPRGKPLTGPGTPVDSVAFSPDGRTLAAGDSDGTVTLWNTADPDRPVPLAEPLKEARGLIFSLAFSPDGHTLAAAGDNQSGTIALWDVSDPAHPSSLPGISTSKTSSVMSLAYSPDGMVLAAGGDASNGTVGLWSTQDPGIRMGQPITQPVSTSVWVAFSPEGRTLATGNSRGTVTLWNASNPNRLTRRGTPLTVPGGSLWSVAFSPDGRTLAAAGHTDSGTIHRWDVTDPDHPVPIGLPLTVETGYVAVLAFSPDSRTLAATTDDGVATLWNLNVESAVRRICEASSSSLTRDQWRRYVTELPYTPPCAAAP